The sequence below is a genomic window from Polyangia bacterium.
CGGGGCCGGTCTGTACGCCATGTGCGGTCCTGGCTTTGATCCCGACGCCACCATCGCCCTGCCGCAGGCGATGATCGCCGTGATGGGCGCCGAGGCGGCCATCAACGCCGTCTACGCCAACAAGATCGCCGAGAAGCCGGAGGCCGAACGCGCGGCGTTCATCGAACAGCTGCGCCAGCAGTACCGCGAGGACATCGACATCGTGAAGCTGGCGGCCGACCTGCACATCGACGCCATCGTTCCTGGCGACGACCTGCGCGTCGAGCTCTCGCGCCGGTTGGCCGCCACCGATCACAAGATCACGCCGACGTTCCCGCGCCGGCGCTCGGTTCTCCCGGTCTAGATCGCCGGGAGATCGGGTATCGTTCGGCGATGCCGGGATCGCCGCCGTCGCTGAAGTTGTTGCCCGCCGAAGAAGCACGGCGGATCATGGCCGGGGTGGCGCCGGTCGATGTCGAGCGGGTGCCTTTGCGCCGGGCGGGCGGGCGCGTGCTGGCGGAGGCGCTGAGCGCGCCCGAGGATCTGCCGCCGGCGGCGCGGTCGGTGATGGATGGGTACGCGGTGCGGGCGGCGGAGGTGGCGGCGGCGACGGCGGAGGCGCCGGCGGTGCTGCGTCTGGCGGGTGTGGTCCCGATGGGCGGTGTCTTCGCCGGGCGGGTGGAAGCGGGGGAGCTGGTGGGGATTTCGACGGGCGGGTTTTTGCCGGCGGGCGCGGACGCGGTGGTGATGATCGAGCACACCGAGCCGCGCTCGGGCGAGGTGACGGTCGGCGATCGGGTGCGGATCTTTTCGGTCGTGGCCGCCGGGGCCAACCTGATCGCCGCCGGTGAAGATCTGCACGCCGGCGCCGCCGTGCTGACCCGCGGACGCCGGCTGCGGCCGCAGGATCTGGCGGCGCTGGCCACCTTCGGCGTGTCCGAGGTGCTGGTGCACCGCCGGCCGCGCATCGCGCTTCTGTCGACGGGCAACGAGCTGTGCGAGCCGACGGAGCGGCCCGGCCCCGGCCAGGTCCGCGACGTCAATCAGGCGGTGCTGGGCGCGCAGATCGAAAGCGCCGGCTGCGCGGTCAGCTACGGCGGCATCGTGCGCGACCGGGCCAGCGATCTGCGCACGGCGATTTCGTTGCTGCTGCCCGGCCACGACGGGTTGATCTTGTCGGGCGGATCGTCGGTGGGCGTGAAAGACGTGTCGGCCGAGGCGCTGGGCAATCTGGACGCGCCGGGCATTGTCTTTCATGGGATCGACATTCGCCCGGGCAAACCGACGCTGTTCGCCCTGGCGGGGCAGAAACCGATCCTGGGCATGCCGGGATTTCCTACCTCGTCGATGATCGTCTTCGACGCCTTCGTGCGGCCGATGCTCTGGCGTCTGGGCGGCGAGGGCGCGCGCGATCCGTGGCCGGCGCACTGCCCGGCGCGTCTTGGTCGGGCGTACACCTCGGCGCGCGGGCGCGAGGATTACCTGCGCGTGCGGCTGACGATCGAAGACGGCCAGCGCTGGGCCCACCCGCTGGCCGGTGGCTCGGCGGCCATCTCCAACGTGCTGCTGGCCGACGGCCTGGTGCGGGTGGACGCCGACCTCGAGGGGCTGGCCCGCGGTGACTCCGTCGAGGTCTGGCTGTACTGAACGGCGGCGCCTCTCAGAACAACCAGAAGGCGCCGACCCGCCCTTCGACCACTGTCTGGGTGGCCGAGTTCTGGAAGCGCGGCAAGACGCCGCCCTCAGCGAAGATGTCGAGGCCGATCAGCGGCAAGCCGATCTTGAATCCCACCGCCCCGCCCACCGCGTAGTGCGCGGTGTGCAGCAGGTTCTCGACCGCGAAGATGGCCCGCGCGTAGATGGGAAAGATGGGGGGATAGATGCCCAGCATCGGTCGCAGCTGCAGATCGAATTTGCTGTTCTTGACGTCGCCAAGATCGCCGACGATGCCAAGCTGCGGGCGCAGCAGGCCCAGCA
It includes:
- the glp gene encoding gephyrin-like molybdotransferase Glp produces the protein MPGSPPSLKLLPAEEARRIMAGVAPVDVERVPLRRAGGRVLAEALSAPEDLPPAARSVMDGYAVRAAEVAAATAEAPAVLRLAGVVPMGGVFAGRVEAGELVGISTGGFLPAGADAVVMIEHTEPRSGEVTVGDRVRIFSVVAAGANLIAAGEDLHAGAAVLTRGRRLRPQDLAALATFGVSEVLVHRRPRIALLSTGNELCEPTERPGPGQVRDVNQAVLGAQIESAGCAVSYGGIVRDRASDLRTAISLLLPGHDGLILSGGSSVGVKDVSAEALGNLDAPGIVFHGIDIRPGKPTLFALAGQKPILGMPGFPTSSMIVFDAFVRPMLWRLGGEGARDPWPAHCPARLGRAYTSARGREDYLRVRLTIEDGQRWAHPLAGGSAAISNVLLADGLVRVDADLEGLARGDSVEVWLY